From the genome of Vicia villosa cultivar HV-30 ecotype Madison, WI linkage group LG2, Vvil1.0, whole genome shotgun sequence, one region includes:
- the LOC131647585 gene encoding F-box protein PP2-A13-like, with protein sequence MGAGISTINEDHDGYFSSSKTCLDDIPESCISSIMMKMDPQEICKLARVNKTFHRASSDDYVWESKLPQSYKFLVNKIIGEEKVCSMTKKKIYAKLSQPNLFDEGTKEVWLDRCSGQVCLLISSKSLKITGIEDRRYWNYIPTGESRFKSVAYLQQMWWVEASGELEFEFPKGNYSLFFKLQLGKPIKRLGRRVCNLEQVHGWNTKPIRFQLSTSDGQNSLSQCYLNGPGEWAYYHAGDFVIEKPNGPINIKFSLAQIDCTHTKGGLCIDGAVICPKELAHKLKQF encoded by the exons ATGGGGGCTGGTATTTCTACAATTAATGAAGATCATGATGGatatttttcttcttccaagACTTGTCTTGATGATATTCCAGAAAGTTGCATCTCTTCCATTATGATGAAGATGGATCCTCAAGAGATTTGTAAATTGGCTAGAGTTAATAAAACTTTTCATAGAGCTTCCTCTGATGATTATGTATGGGAATCTAAGTTGCCACAAAGCTATAAGTTTCTAGTCAACAAAATTATTGGGGAAGAAAAAGTTTGTTCCATGACCAAGAAAAAGATCTATGCTAAACTATCTCAACCCAATTTATTTGATGAGGGCACAAAA GAAGTTTGGTTGGATAGATGTAGTGGACAAGTTTGTTTGTTGATTTCATCAAAATCTTTGAAGATAACTGGGATTGAGGATAGAAGATATTGGAATTATATCCCTACTGGGGAATCAAG GTTTAAAAGTGTTGCATATCTTCAACAAATGTGGTGGGTGGAAGCATCAGGGGAACTAGAATTTGAGTTTCCAAAAGGgaattatagtttatttttcaaacttcaattggGAAAGCCCATAAAGAGATTGGGCCGAAGAGTATGCAATCTTGAACAAGTACATGGTTGGAACACAAAGCCCATTAGGTTTCAACTATCGACATCCGACGGTCAAAATTCGCTCTCGCAGTGCTATTTGAATGGGCCAGGGGAATGGGCCTATTACCATGCTGGAGACTTTGTCATTGAGAAGCCCAATGGGcccattaatattaaattttctttgGCCCAAATTGATTGCACACACACCAAAGGTGGTCTTTGCATAGATGGGGCAGTGATTTGTCCTAAGGAGTTAGCACATAAGTTGAAACAATTTTAG